From the genome of Candidatus Competibacteraceae bacterium:
CCAGTCCCCCTCACTGAACATGTCGTCGGCGATGATGGAGATGCAGCCGAACATGTTGGCGATGGTCTCCTTGGCCGCAAACGCGACGGCCAGCCCGCCGATACCGAGGGACGCCAGCAGCGTGCTGATGTCATAGCCCAGGTCGTGTAGCAGGTAGAGCGCCGTGACGATGATGATGGTGAAGCGTGTCAGGTTGGACAGGAAGTTGACCAGCTCGCCCCGGAGTTTCGGGTAGCGCTGGTGTAGCGGCTCCGAATACACGATGACGACGCTGTCGATGAGCCGAAGCAAGGCCCAGACGACGAGGAGCACGACCAGGACGTCGTACACCGTCACCAGGCCGGCATCCGGCTCGCGCAGCAGCAGGATGCGACCCGCCAAACCCAGCGCGAACAACAACAGCAGCACCTGCAGCGGCCTGCCGAAGGAGAGTCGCAGCAGCCGAGTGAATCGCTGGGCCTCCGTGGGACTCGTCCGCGAGCGGGAAAGCGGGCGGCTGATGCGCCTGACCAGCAGCGGCAGCAACAGGAACCCGATGCCGGTGAGCGCCAGGAACACGACGACAGCAGCGACCACTTGGCCCAGCGTCAGCCGCTGGGATGGGGACAGCGCTGCATTGACGTCGGCAATGCCCGGCAAGGCGTTCACCCTTTCGATGAGGGCGCCGATGTTGAGCCAGCGCAGCAACGGGTCGCCGCTGATGGCCTTGGTGAAGAGATCCTGGAGGGATGCGAGGATGGTGTCATAGGCGCCCGTGTGTTGCTGGTACGCATCGTATGCGTCGACCAGCGCGACCTCGTCCGGGCTACGCTGCGCTGCCGGCAGGGCATGGATACGGGCGACAGCCTGCTGGAAGGGGATCGGGTTGAAGCGGGTGCGCTTGCGAAATGCCGCGAACGACCGCTCGAAGGTAGACGCCGGGGCGAACGATGACCATTGCTCCGGCACGGCGTCGAGCAAACGGCCGAAGGCGGCGTCCAGTATGGCGGTGTTCAGCGTCAGCACCGCCGTCATCTCCCTGGTGAGATCACCGCTGCGCCGCGCCTGCTCCACCTGGTCGCGCAGGCTGAGCAGTCTCTCGGGCGCGACCGCCGGCGCCAGGCCTGCTGTTTCGCCGGCGACCATGCGCCAAGCCAGCTGCTGAAGCTGCCAATGGCGCTGGAGTTCCAGTTGCTGGCGCTGCTTAGGGTCCTGGTGGCAACGATGCGGTTGTCCAGCTCAGTCAGGGACACCACCAGATCGGGCGCCACGCCACTGCTGCCGCTGAGATTCTCCGCCGAGATCACGGTTTCCGCCATTCCTTGCGGCAGTGCGAGCAAGCCAAGCACGAATGCCAGAACCTTGAGTCGTGTTGCCATCATCGTTGTCTTCATGCGCCTTCGCTGCGGTCTCGAGGGTTCGGTAGGGCTGTAATACCGTTTCTCGATAGGTTTTACCTTCCCACGCGCCTGCTGGGATTGCGCTACGCTTCATCCTGGCCCACCAGTTAAAAAGTCAAAATCTACCGGGAATTGGTATAACATTTCCTGGATTACATCGCTATGACGATCAGCTCGCCCTTGGAGTTGTCCACTGATGCAATCGTCTGGTGCTGGTTTAGTCCGATTGTGTAGCTTCTCAATAACTCAGGGCAAGCTTGGAGCTGCCAGCGCCCGCTGGCGCACAATATCGGGAAAGGGTGGGATGCGGTGAGTTTGCGAGAGTCGATCCTGCCAATAGTCCCAGAACGAGATGCCGAGTTTGCGGCACGTCTTTTTCAGACTGGCGAAGGTGTCCCGACATCGCCGCCCCAGGTCGCTGCGGGTTCCGCCGCTGATCTTGCGCTTCTTCACGAAGTCACGAATGCCGGTTTCGCTGCCGTTGGCGTGTAGCACCACCTCGGGGCGCTTGAGCACAGTAATTCAGCCTTAAGTGCTCCTTGCTCAAATATAACGCTCCCAACAGGTTGTGAAGTTGGGGATGCAGGTTGGGTTGGCGTGCCGCGCGCCAACCCAACCCACGAATCTACAAATTGCGATCAGCCGCTATTTGGGAAACATGAACTGCACTTGCGCGCGGATCTGCCAGTTGGCAGCATCATCCGGCGCGGCCACGTTGTAGTAGGCCGACAACTGCGTGTTCACCGGCAGCTTGCCGAAGTGAAAAATCTTGCCAATACCACCACCCAGGGGCACGGTCCACTGCTGACCGCTGTCGGCCTTCCAGTTGACGGTCAGGATGGGCGCGCTGGTGAGATAGAAGCCGCTCTTGAAGTTGTAGTTGAGAAAGGGCTGGATCAGGCCGTTGTTGTACGAGCCGCCTTGCTGGTCGCTGGTGAGCGACCAGATGTTGTTGATCAGTGCGCCATACACCCACGGACTGCCCTTATCGAGGTGCAGCATCACGAACGAGGGTCCCAGGCCCCAATTGTCGTTGCCCAACTCCGCGTTGCTGTTGGTGGGCAACTGGGCGATGGCCCCGACGCCCCAGATCCACTCACCGGGGTTGGCCGGAGACAGGAACGCCGTGAACTGGATATCGCCGATACCGTTGGTGCGGTCGTCGCCCGGATAGAGCGACGGCATCGAGATCACCGGAATAATCGTGCGGGTGATGATGTTCCAGTCCTCGTTCACCGAGACCGGGATCACCGGCTGGATGTTAAGGACGTTCTGCGTCCCTTTCTCCGGCCCGAAATTGAGATTGGTGTTGTTCTGGAACGGCACGCTGATCAGGTTGCCCACCGGGTTCTGGGCGAGCTTCGCCAGTTCCTCGGCGCTCAATTCGGCGTGCGCGGGCGCTGCCGTGAACAGCATGGCGGCAAACCAGGCCACACTGGCCCTGGATGGTGTTTTCGTTTGCATCATTTTCTCCAAAAAACGTTTTTATCGCTGCTGTCTTAAGGAACGTCTTTCTCGTCTCACTTAACCAGTTCGATCTCGCTCGGCCGCCAGGACTTGTCGAAGAAGGCCGGCAGCGGGCTGTAGAGACGCAGGATGGTGAACCAGCTCTTGCCCGGAACCGTCTGCAGCCAGTTACCCTCTTCGCCTTTAGGCGCTTCCGGCGCGAAATAGATGTCGTAGGAACCGTCGGCGTTCTTCTTCATCCCTTTGGTTTGGCTGCCCACGGTTGGGAATAACTGGCTGGTTTGCAGTTGCGTGCGGGTCTGGGTGTCGTAAAGCGTGACCGCCCAGAAATTGTTCACAGGTACGTTCGGCGGCAAGTGCAGCTTGTAGGTCTTCGAACCGTCGAACGGTTTGTCGTTGCTATCCAGCATACCCAATGCGTAGTCAGAACCTGCTCCCGCGCGAGTCACAGCCATCGCAGGCGTCACGCCACCGGCGTTGTAGTAGAACAGCACTCTCGCATCGAGATTCATTGCGCCGTCCGTTTCGAACGAGGTGTTCTTGTTCGCAAAGCTATTGTACAGGACAAAAATAACTTGCTAAAAATTAAGATAAAAAATAACAGCTATTTTGAGGGTAGTAGGATCGCGAGGTTGCTGTTATCATAACTAATTGATTGATAACATTAATTCTAAAACAGGCGAGGTTAATTCCGTGAATTCCCCTTTTTTAATACCCGGCACTTTGCAGAAATGCTTCATCATCATTTTCACTGGAACCGAGCGCGTATCTCTTGCATCGTCTATTTAATTATCGGAATCATCCAGATGGGAACGGTCAATCTCGCAAAGATTGCTGTCACCTTTCCTGGGCGTGCGCAACCGGCCTCTCATTACAAACGCCTTCAACGACTTTTTTGTCAATTTTCTCTAGACCTGAATCAAGTCGCCCGGTTCATTGCCAGTCTTATTCCTGTGCTTCAGTTCAAATTGATGCTCGATAGAACCAATTGGAAATAGGGTAATGTTAATATCAATGACCTTGTTTTAGGAATCGTCTATCGCGGATCTGCTTTTCCTATACTATGGGTTGCTTTATACCATTTATGATTAGATTTTGTTATCATACTTATTTAACCTACTTTTATTGATCCAGTCATGAGCCGCTCATTACAAGTCGAAATCCACGAATCCTCCGAAGAACTAAAGCGCATAATGAATGAACAAACTCACGCCAAGTTTCGAGAGCGATTACAAATTCTATATTGGATTAAAAGTGAGATTTTTCATTCTTTACAAGAGTTAGCCGATCATTTAGGGCGATCGAAATCCGTCATTGTCAAGTGGCTCAAAGTATATCGTACCCAAGGCTTAATCGGGCTGTTGCAGTGGAATTATCATGGCGGCCGTCGTTCGAGAATTACCGAAGCTATGAGAGAGGCACTCCAGCGCCGTCTGGACGATCCGACTCATGGATTTCATAGTTACGGACAAATCCAGCAGTGGCTTCTCCAGGAATACGAGGTCGATATTCCTTATTCAACAGTGCATCAAGTCGTTCGTTATCAACTCAAAGCAAAACTTAAAGTGGCGCGGCCAACGAGCGTTCATCGCCATGAAGAGGCGGTGGTTTCTTTTAAAAAAAACTTCCACGACAACTCATTGTACAGGACAAAATCATCTAACCAAATGAATTTACGTTAAAATTCTGCCGGGTGGCGTATTGGTTAGAGGTAGAAAACAGCGATTTTGAGGGCTCGATCCCAACCGTTTAAAGAGCGACTCCAGTGCCTGATGAAAAGCGTATTGCCGGGCGGATTCTTGGTGATGAAATAAACAACTTCTCAAATAATCTAAAGGGGGTGTCCATCTGAGTGCGGTAATCCCTACCTGTTGTGGTCTCGCCACGGGCGAACTGACGAGGTGACAGCAAGCGACGCCGGGCTCAGATGATGCGCTGACAGCGGGCACGGGGGGATGAGCTTCGGCGATGGGTTTGCCACCAGCGAGCGGTAGGTCATGGGACCTGTTTGCACGGCTTGTTCGAGGAGCCGCCGGAACAACAGTCCACGAAATGCAGAATGACGCCGATTGAATCGAAACGCAAACTCGTCAAGGTAGCCTTGCAGATGATCGGACTCGACGGCGCCTTGGTGGGTGCCGAGAAGCCATCGTTTGAGCAAGGCAGCCACCCTGTGGACACCGGGCATGGAGACGTGAGCAGGATCACCGCTATCGGAGACGATAGTCCGTCGATGAATCAATCCGTGAGTGGCGAGATCGTGGTAGCCACTCCAGCCATCGGTCAACACGGTGGCCCCGCGCGCCACGGCATCGCAGACGAATGGCACCAAACTTGCGCCCGACGCATCAGGAACACAAAGCATCCGTACCCGTCCGAAGCCCTTGGGAGATCGCAGCTCGATGGCGACCGCAACCAGCGACTTGCGTCCCGCACCACGGCCACGCTTGCCGCCATGTTCTTCACCGCCAACCAGGGTTTCATCAACTGCCACCTCACCGCTCAGGCGATCGCGATCTGGACGAACCATCGCCGTGCGAAAGCGGTGCAGCATCGTCCACGCCGTCTGGTAGGAGCCGAAGCCCAACAGGCGCTGAAGCGTCTTGGCCGAAACCCCATTCTTCGCCGAGGTCATGTACCAGGCAACAGCGAACCAAACCGTCAGCGGTGTACGAGTGCGGTGGAAGATCGTCCCCGTGGTCACCGACACACGACGCCTGCAGCGTTCACACCAAAACCGCCCGTCACTCATCCGCCAACTCTTGGTGGTTCCGCAGCGCGGGCAAACGAAACCGTCTGGCCAGCGCAGCCAATCAAGATAGTCGAGACAGGCGTCATCATCGGGAAACCACGCGCACAACTCGGCATAGTCACGCGGGTAATCGTGACCGCCCTGGAGAGCAGAGGCAGGAAGCTGCTTCGTCATCCCTACATTTTGTGCTTACCGCACTCAGATGGACACCCCCTTAATCTAATCCATAGCGAAAAAGACTTTGGGTGGGACGGCCATGTTTTTTGATCTTGATCGGTTTAATTTCATGGCGCCATTCACCAATAATATGCGCCCAACTAAATGCAATAGCGAGAAAAGCCATCCATTTTTCAAGTCGCTGGGGGTCAGTTATATGGGTGGATTCCAGATCGAATCCCCGAGTTTTTAAGCAAATGAAAAGCGTTTCGATCGGCCAGCGTTCCTTATAATTTTCCAACGCGGTTTCCGGTTGTTCTTGCGTTGCGAGAATAACGAATTCACCGTTGGCCATTTTCAGACCAATCACATAAAGAGAGTGCCCCCACACGGTTCGTTGGCCCGATAAAACCAGAGCGCTGCCACGGGGTAGGCCTCGAAAAAGATTTTCGGCGGAGACGGGGACCCCTCGGGAGTTAGAGATTTGCGTATTCTTTTTGATGCGTATTACGAATTTAATTTGATTTTCAATAAGATAACCAAACCATTGAATCCCAATAAACTCGCGATCCGCAAACAAGCAGGCGATCATTTGCGGGCCGAAAATCGTAAGGAATCGATTCATTAATGCTATTCTTTCTTGGGTATTTGAGTTGCCTTTTTTATCTAAAGCAACCCATAGTATAGGAAAAGCAGATCCGCGATAGACGACTCCTAAAACAAGGTAATTGATATTGACATCACCATATTTCCAATTGGTTCTATCGAGTGTCAATTTGAACTGAAGCACAGGAATGAGACTGGCAATGAACCGGGCGACTTGATTCAGGTCTAGAGAAAATTGACAAAAAAGTCGTTGAAGGCGTTTGTAATGAGAGGCCGGTTGCGCACGCCCAGGAAAGGTGACAGCAATCTTTGCGAGATTGACCGTTCCCATCTGGATGATTCCGATAATTAAATAGACAATGCAAGAGATACGCGCTCGGTTCCAGTGAAAATGATGATGAAGCATTTCTGCAAAGTGCCGGGTATTAAAAAAGGGGAATTCACGGAATTAACCTCGCCTGTTTTAGAATTAATGTTATCAATCAATTAGTTATGATAACAGCAACCTCGCGATCCTACTACCCTCAAAATAGCTGTTATTTTTTATCTTAATTTTCAGCAAGTTATTTTTGTCCTGTACAATGACGACAACTTGAATTAATTGATATTCTTCAGCAAGTTGAAAATGAAGCGGTCCGGCCTTTACGGTATTGGTGCCAAGATGAAAGTCGCTTTGGATTAAAAACGATCACCCGGCGGGTCATCACCGCATTGGGGATTAAGCCAGTTGGTCCAGTTCAATGGACCTTTCAATCATTTTGGCTCTATGGTGCCATTGAGCCACTGAGTGGCGAAAACTTCTTTTTAGAATTTTCCCATTTAGATGCTGATTGCTTTCAGTGGTTTTTGAATGAATTTTCTAAAACTTATCCGCACAGCCCTCAACGTAATTCAATTGGATAACGGTCGCTTTCATTATGCCAAAAAACTTGTAATCCCCGATAATGTCGTCTTATTATTCCAACCGCCTTACAGTCCCGATGTGAACCCCATTGAGCGTGTTTGGCAATCAATGAAAGATCAATTGTGTTGGATCAATTTAAAAACCCTAGATGAACTACGTAAAAAAGTGGATGAACTCATTCAATCGCTTCTCCCAAGCGAAGTGGTTTCTTTGACCAGTTTTGATTTTATTTTATCTGCACTAAAGTAGTAAAATCTATTAGTAATCGGTATTAGATAAAAAAGGCAACTCAAATACCCAAGAAAGAATAGCATTAATGAATCGATTCCTCACGATTTTCGGCCCGCGAATGATCGCCTGCTTGTTTGCGGATCGCGAGTTTATTGGGATTCAATGGTTTGGTTATCTTATTGAAAATCAAATTAAATTCGTAATACGCATCAAAAAGAATACGCAAAAGAAAATTATCAGGAACGCTGGCCGATCGAAACGCTTTTCATTTGCTTAAAAACCCGGGGATTCGATCTGGAATCCACCCATATAACTGACCCCCAGCGACTTGAAAAGTGGATGGCTTTTCTCGCTATTGCATTGAGTTGGACGCATATTATTGGTGAATGGCGCCATGAAATTAAACCGATCAAGATCAAAAAAAATGGCCGTCCCACCCAAAGTCTTTTTCGCTATGGATTAGATTATTTGAGAAGTTGTTTATTTCATCACCAAGAATCCGCCCGGCAATACGCTTTTCATCAGGCACTGGAGTCGCTCTTTAAACGGTTGGGATCGAGCCCTCAAAATCGCTGTTTTCTACCTCTAACCAATAATACGCCACCCAGCAGAATTTTAACGTAAATTCATTGGGTTAGATGATTTTGTCCTGTACAATGATACAGCTTCTTAGCATTCTTCCACCATGTCTGCACGATCATGAGGAACTGACAGGTGACAACATGATACACCTAGACTTTTTATTTTATCAGAAATTCCCGCTATCTTGATTTGCAATTGATTTAAAATGAATTTTTTTATGTGTAATTATAGTTACACTGAGAGAATTATCATTAAAAATCAGTTTACTTTA
Proteins encoded in this window:
- a CDS encoding transposase, with amino-acid sequence MNFLKLIRTALNVIQLDNGRFHYAKKLVIPDNVVLLFQPPYSPDVNPIERVWQSMKDQLCWINLKTLDELRKKVDELIQSLLPSEVVSLTSFDFILSALK
- a CDS encoding IS1595 family transposase, which produces MTKQLPASALQGGHDYPRDYAELCAWFPDDDACLDYLDWLRWPDGFVCPRCGTTKSWRMSDGRFWCERCRRRVSVTTGTIFHRTRTPLTVWFAVAWYMTSAKNGVSAKTLQRLLGFGSYQTAWTMLHRFRTAMVRPDRDRLSGEVAVDETLVGGEEHGGKRGRGAGRKSLVAVAIELRSPKGFGRVRMLCVPDASGASLVPFVCDAVARGATVLTDGWSGYHDLATHGLIHRRTIVSDSGDPAHVSMPGVHRVAALLKRWLLGTHQGAVESDHLQGYLDEFAFRFNRRHSAFRGLLFRRLLEQAVQTGPMTYRSLVANPSPKLIPPCPLSAHHLSPASLAVTSSVRPWRDHNR
- a CDS encoding DUF1254 domain-containing protein is translated as MNLDARVLFYYNAGGVTPAMAVTRAGAGSDYALGMLDSNDKPFDGSKTYKLHLPPNVPVNNFWAVTLYDTQTRTQLQTSQLFPTVGSQTKGMKKNADGSYDIYFAPEAPKGEEGNWLQTVPGKSWFTILRLYSPLPAFFDKSWRPSEIELVK
- a CDS encoding helix-turn-helix domain-containing protein → MSRSLQVEIHESSEELKRIMNEQTHAKFRERLQILYWIKSEIFHSLQELADHLGRSKSVIVKWLKVYRTQGLIGLLQWNYHGGRRSRITEAMREALQRRLDDPTHGFHSYGQIQQWLLQEYEVDIPYSTVHQVVRYQLKAKLKVARPTSVHRHEEAVVSFKKNFHDNSLYRTKSSNQMNLR
- a CDS encoding mechanosensitive ion channel family protein, translating into MVAGETAGLAPAVAPERLLSLRDQVEQARRSGDLTREMTAVLTLNTAILDAAFGRLLDAVPEQWSSFAPASTFERSFAAFRKRTRFNPIPFQQAVARIHALPAAQRSPDEVALVDAYDAYQQHTGAYDTILASLQDLFTKAISGDPLLRWLNIGALIERVNALPGIADVNAALSPSQRLTLGQVVAAVVVFLALTGIGFLLLPLLVRRISRPLSRSRTSPTEAQRFTRLLRLSFGRPLQVLLLLFALGLAGRILLLREPDAGLVTVYDVLVVLLVVWALLRLIDSVVIVYSEPLHQRYPKLRGELVNFLSNLTRFTIIIVTALYLLHDLGYDISTLLASLGIGGLAVAFAAKETIANMFGCISIIADDMFSEGDWIVTPDANGTVIDVGLRSTKIRTFDNAIIFIPNAYLAGVAVRNWSRRKLGRRILFSVGLEYGSDMAMVRKTVDDIRAMLIEHPETSDSTTDTSQYTQQYQTRIANALDSQGVMKTLLVYLDNLGESSINIMVYCFSKSVDWEEWLKVKQDVIYRCCDIVQRNGLSMAFPSQTLYLRGDAPAPDAAGKTTASQ
- a CDS encoding neuromedin U — translated: MQTKTPSRASVAWFAAMLFTAAPAHAELSAEELAKLAQNPVGNLISVPFQNNTNLNFGPEKGTQNVLNIQPVIPVSVNEDWNIITRTIIPVISMPSLYPGDDRTNGIGDIQFTAFLSPANPGEWIWGVGAIAQLPTNSNAELGNDNWGLGPSFVMLHLDKGSPWVYGALINNIWSLTSDQQGGSYNNGLIQPFLNYNFKSGFYLTSAPILTVNWKADSGQQWTVPLGGGIGKIFHFGKLPVNTQLSAYYNVAAPDDAANWQIRAQVQFMFPK
- a CDS encoding IS4 family transposase, yielding MLHHHFHWNRARISCIVYLIIGIIQMGTVNLAKIAVTFPGRAQPASHYKRLQRLFCQFSLDLNQVARFIASLIPVLQFKLTLDRTNWKYGDVNINYLVLGVVYRGSAFPILWVALDKKGNSNTQERIALMNRFLTIFGPQMIACLFADREFIGIQWFGYLIENQIKFVIRIKKNTQISNSRGVPVSAENLFRGLPRGSALVLSGQRTVWGHSLYVIGLKMANGEFVILATQEQPETALENYKERWPIETLFICLKTRGFDLESTHITDPQRLEKWMAFLAIAFSWAHIIGEWRHEIKPIKIKKHGRPTQSLFRYGLD
- a CDS encoding transposase; the protein is MNRFLTIFGPRMIACLFADREFIGIQWFGYLIENQIKFVIRIKKNTQKKIIRNAGRSKRFSFA